One region of Vigna angularis cultivar LongXiaoDou No.4 chromosome 10, ASM1680809v1, whole genome shotgun sequence genomic DNA includes:
- the LOC108335182 gene encoding isoflavone reductase homolog — MGKSKVLVVGGTGYVGRRIVKASLEQGHQTYVLQRPDLGLDIDKLQMLLSFKKQGAHLVEASFSDHQSLVDAVKLVDVVICTMSGVHFRSHNLLLQLQLVEAIKVAGNVKRFLPSEFGMDPALMGHALEPGRVTFDEKMTVRKAIEDANIPFTYISANCFAGYFVSNLSQMGTLLPPRDKVILYGDGNVKAVFMDEDDVATYTIKTIDDPRTLNKTVYLRPPENILTQRQLIEKWEKLIGKQLEKSSINEQDFLASMKGLDYATQVGVGHFYHIFYEGCLTNFEIGEGGEEASTLYPEVNYTRMDEYLKVYV; from the exons ATGGGAAAGAGCAAGGTTCTTGTTGTGGGGGGAACTGGGTATGTGGGAAGGAGGATAGTGAAAGCAAGTCTAGAACAAGGGCATCAAACCTATGTTCTTCAACGTCCAGACTTAGGGTTAGATATCGACAAGTTGCAGATGCTGCTTTCATTCAAGAAGCAAGGTGCTCACCTTGTGGAGGCTTCTTTTTCTGATCACCAGAGCTTGGTCGATGCTGTGAAACTTGTGGATGTTGTCATTTGCACCATGTCTGGGGTTCATTTTCGCTCTCACAACTTGTTGCTGCAGCTTCAACTTGTTGAGGCCATCAAAGTTGCAGGAAATGTCAAG cGTTTTCTGCCTTCAGAATTTGGCATGGACCCTGCACTTATGGGGCATGCACTTGAACCGGGAAGAGTGACATTCGATGAGAAAATGACTGTACGGAAAGCAATTGAAGATGCCAACATCCCTTTCACTTACATCTCTGCTAACTGCTTTGCTGGCTACTTTGTTAGTAACCTCTCTCAAATGGGGACCCTCCTCCCTCCACGAGACAAGGTCATTCTCTATGGTGATGGCAATGTCAAAG CTGTTTtcatggatgaagatgatgttgCAACATACACAATCAAGACAATTGATGATCCTCGAACGCTGAACAAGACTGTATACCTAAGACCACCAGAAAACATTCTCACTCAAAGACAGCTAATTGAGAAGTGGGAGAAGCTCATAGGGAAGCAACTAGAGAAGTCCAGCATAAATGAACAAGATTTTCTTGCTTCCATGAAAG GTTTGGACTATGCAACACAAGTGGGAGTGGGGCATTTCTACCATATTTTCTATGAAGGGTGTTTGACAAACTTTGAAATAGGAGAAGGTGGAGAAGAAGCTTCAACACTTTATCCAGAGGTGAATTACACTCGCATGGATGAATACCTTAAAGTGTATGTGTGA